One Malus sylvestris chromosome 14, drMalSylv7.2, whole genome shotgun sequence DNA segment encodes these proteins:
- the LOC126600126 gene encoding transcription factor MYB60-like → MVRPPCCEKVGIKKGPWTPEEDIILVSYIQEHGPGNWRSVPTNTGLMRCSKSCRLRWTNYLRPGIKRGNFTPHEEGMIIHLQALLGNKWAAIASYLPQRTDNDIKNYWNTHLKKKLKNFQSALDPHTTSDDLFNVNVSRRSLSEGSLDNMPSHASSIILRNNQSSSTYASSTENISRLLEGWMRSSPTPKTSSLKHHAACDNDQGKPSGISTGNLASNEEFESILSYENLNNVASWDRSTCDSSTYSNNKVSQLSIKVPNNGEIIHDRHLLRDEDQKSKQILRCESSSTNCNNPPLTFLEKWLLDESAGHVEDDQMMELSPMSLV, encoded by the exons atggtaaGGCCTCCTTGCTGTGAGAAGGTTGGAATCAAGAAGGGTCCATGGACTCCAGAGGAGGACATCATCCTTGTTTCTTACATCCAAGAGCATGGTCCTGGAAATTGGAGATCAGTTCCCACCAACACTG GGTTGATGAGGTGCAGCAAAAGTTGCAGACTCAGATGGACTAACTACCTCAGACCAGGAATCAAGCGCGGTAACTTCACACCTCACGAAGAAGGGATGATCATTCACTTGCAAGCTTTATTGGGTAACAA ATGGGCAGCAATAGCTTCCTACCTGCCACAGAGAACCGATAACGACATAAAGAACTACTGGAACACTCActtgaagaagaagctgaaGAACTTTCAATCAGCTCTTGATCCTCACACGACGTCAGATGATCTGTTTAACGTAAATGTATCAAGGAGGAGTTTGAGTGAAGGGAGCTTAGATAATATGCCAAGCCATGCCTCCTCAATTATTCTGAGGAACAACCAATCCTCCTCCACATACGCCTCAAGCACCGAGAACATTTCGCGGCTCCTAGAAGGTTGGATGAGATCCTCCCCAACTCCAAAGACCTCCAGCCTCAAACACCATGCTGCATGTGACAATGATCAAGGAAAACCTAGCGGTATTAGCACAGGAAATCTAGCATCTAACGAGGAGTTTGAATCGATTCTGTCGTATGAGAACTTGAACAATGTTGCTTCGTGGGACAGGTCTACTTGTGATTCATCTACTTATTCTAACAACAAGGTGTCACAACTTAGTATTAAAGTTCCAAACAATGGGGAAATCATTCATGATCGCCATCTTCTGCGCGACGAGGATCAGAAGAGTAAGCAAATTCTTCGATGTGAAAGCAGTAGTACTAACTGTAACAATCCTCCATTGACGTTTCTTGAGAAGTGGCTGTTGGACGAAAGTGCTGGACATGTAGAAGATGATCAGATGATGGAATTGTCTCCAATGTCCTTGGTTTGA
- the LOC126600125 gene encoding probable ADP-ribosylation factor GTPase-activating protein AGD14 isoform X2 — translation MGSRKEEERNEKIIRGLMKLPPNRRCINCNGVGPQYVCTNFCTFVCMTCSGIHREFTHRVKSVSMSKFTSQEVEALQNGGNQRAREIYLKDWDLQRQRLPDSSKADKIREFIRSVYVDKKYAGGRTSEKPPRDMQTYRIHEDETRRASSYHSYSQSPPYDYQYEDRRYGKQAAALTRKPGSDRGRYEGKMSSFVYSAGRLSEQMYEDRFANEGSRSRGSDFSVSSGGDLSRSGVQSPNFPKDTGSSSPTFVPSWDNLNEVRHQSKDTFPEANVKRDAAGISCPQRTASSGNFVSLDSYSMSLKSFNSGGLTNAVEPEQATVIFPDKSTSFTGSSQFGTSDNLDLFKASVKPEVSSAASSIDLFQLPAASSLSPSIDLFQPSISSSNSCINIDQPQVFQPSLELFADFPQQQSTPTLDKQVAEAAPKSEGWATFDAPQPSASIPSTKNITLANVASNGGGSVGNFDAFSSSNTGMQWPSFQYSSSHGPFSDVSSPWSDSLHNVTDPNTRGTQSWNAFEDSIGHHPLEVTKKGSEPGVTDKLSSAGDHDFGFKISEGSGKDGIRGAVSQCEPRDPGLLVHAVMGQSYTPQVLPQMGEIKSYATNQKSNNPFDLPYDTDLDQNSMFLDMNSLQASLPNAHLQSSFFDAPQSWFPQNPVSGMPYIPAAAEGMSQHRNLSRPSEEILLHRNTGRPE, via the exons ATGGGAAGCAGAAAAGAGGAAGAGCGAAACGAGAAGATCATTCGGGGACTCATGAAGCTCCCTCCTAATCGGCGATGCATCAACTGTAATGGCGTG GGTCCTCAATACGTCTGCACAAATTTTTGTACTTTCGTTTGCATGACTTGCAGTGGCATACA TCGGGAATTTACTCATCGTGTGAAGTCAGTATCCATGTCCAAGTTTACTTCACAAGAAGTTGAAGCACTTCAAAATGGTGGTAACCAG CGTGCAAGGGAAATTTATTTGAAGGATTGGGACCTTCAAAGGCAACGATTGCCAGATAGCAG TAAGGCTGATAAAATCCGTGAGTTCATAAGAAGTGTATATGTAGATAAGAAATATGCTGGAGGAAGGACCTCTGAAAAGCCTCCAAGAGATATGCAG ACCTATAGAATCCATGAAGATGAGACAAGACGTGCTAGTTCTTATCATTCCTATTCTCAAAGCCCACCTTATGACTATCAGTATGAAGATCGACGGTATGGAAAACAAGCTGCTGCACTTACTAGGAAGCCTGGTTCTGACCGAGGTCGATATGAAGGAAAGATGTCAAGTTTTGTCTACAGTGCTGGCCGTTTAAGTGAGCAAATGTACGAAGACAGGTTTGCGAATGAGGGCTCTCGTTCAAGAGGTTCAGATTTCTCTGTGTCAAGTGGAGGTGATTTGTCTAGATCTGGAGTACAGTCTCCTAATTTTCCGAAGGACACTGGATCCAGCAGCCCCACTTTCGTGCCTTCATGGGATAATCTAAATGAAGTAAGACACCAATCAAAGGATACATTTCCAGAGGCAAATGTCAAGAGAGATGCAGCAGGGATATCCTGTCCGCAG AGAACTGCATCCTCAGGAAATTTTGTCTCGTTGGATAGCTATTCCATGTCGCTCAAGTCATTTAATTCAGGCGGTTTGACAAATGCTGTTGAACCTGAACAAGCTACTGTAATCTTCCCGGATAAATCAACTTCTTTTACAGGATCATCTCAGTTTGGAACTAGTGACAATTTGGACCTTTTCAAGGCCTCAGTTAAACCAGAAGTCTCGTCTGCAGCTAGTTCCATTGATTTGTTCCAGTTACCAGCAGCATCTTCTTTGTCTCCATCCATAGATTTGTTTCAACCGTCTATATCATCTTCCAATTCATGTATAAATATAGACCAGCCTCAAGTTTTCCAACCTTCCTTGGAGTTATTTGCTGATTTTCCTCAGCAGCAGTCAACTCCAACCTTGGATAAACAAGTAGCCGAGGCTGCCCCTAAAAGTGAAGGATGGGCAACATTTGATGCACCTCAACCCTCAGCTTCTATTCCATCCACCAAAAATATTACCCTTGCCAATGTAGCTTCCAATGGTGGAGGTTCTGTTGGAAATTTTGATGCATTCTCGTCATCAAACACAGGCATGCAATGGCCATCCTTTCAGTACTCTAGTAGTCATGGACCTTTTTCAGATGTTTCTAGTCCATGGAGCGATAGTTTGCACAATGTCACAGATCCCAATACTAGAGGCACTCAG TCATGGAATGCTTTCGAAGATTCTATTGGCCATCATCCATTGGAGGTCACTAAGAAGGGCAGTGAACCAGGAGTAACAGACAAGCTTTCGTCAGCTGGTGACCATGATTTTGGATTCAAAATTTCTGAG GGATCTGGTAAAGATGGGATTCGGGGAGCTGTTTCCCAATGTGAACCCCGTGATCCTGGTCTGCTCGTACATGCTGTGATGGGGCAATCATATACTCCACAAGTGCTTCCTCAAATG GGAGAAATTAAGTcctatgccaccaaccagaaaTCAAATAACCCATTTGATCTTCCTTATGATACAGATCTGGATCAGAACAGTATG tttttggACATGAACTCCTTACAAGCCTCTCTCCCAAATGCTCATTTGCAATCCTCTTTCTTTGATGCACCTCAGTCATGGTTTCCGCAAAATCCAGTGTCTGGGATGCCGTATATTCCAGCTGCAGCAGAAG GAATGTCCCAACACAGGAACCTGTCGCGTCCATCGGAGGAAATCCTTTTGCATAGGAATACGGGGAGGCCAGAATAG
- the LOC126600125 gene encoding probable ADP-ribosylation factor GTPase-activating protein AGD14 isoform X1: MGSRKEEERNEKIIRGLMKLPPNRRCINCNGVGPQYVCTNFCTFVCMTCSGIHREFTHRVKSVSMSKFTSQEVEALQNGGNQRAREIYLKDWDLQRQRLPDSSKADKIREFIRSVYVDKKYAGGRTSEKPPRDMQTYRIHEDETRRASSYHSYSQSPPYDYQYEDRRYGKQAAALTRKPGSDRGRYEGKMSSFVYSAGRLSEQMYEDRFANEGSRSRGSDFSVSSGGDLSRSGVQSPNFPKDTGSSSPTFVPSWDNLNEVRHQSKDTFPEANVKRDAAGISCPQRTASSGNFVSLDSYSMSLKSFNSGGLTNAVEPEQATVIFPDKSTSFTGSSQFGTSDNLDLFKASVKPEVSSAASSIDLFQLPAASSLSPSIDLFQPSISSSNSCINIDQPQVFQPSLELFADFPQQQSTPTLDKQVAEAAPKSEGWATFDAPQPSASIPSTKNITLANVASNGGGSVGNFDAFSSSNTGMQWPSFQYSSSHGPFSDVSSPWSDSLHNVTDPNTRGTQSWNAFEDSIGHHPLEVTKKGSEPGVTDKLSSAGDHDFGFKISEGSGKDGIRGAVSQCEPRDPGLLVHAVMGQSYTPQVLPQMGEIKSYATNQKSNNPFDLPYDTDLDQNSMFLDMNSLQASLPNAHLQSSFFDAPQSWFPQNPVSGMPYIPAAAEGGLTYIPGHALSSQIPNVPTQEPVASIGGNPFA; this comes from the exons ATGGGAAGCAGAAAAGAGGAAGAGCGAAACGAGAAGATCATTCGGGGACTCATGAAGCTCCCTCCTAATCGGCGATGCATCAACTGTAATGGCGTG GGTCCTCAATACGTCTGCACAAATTTTTGTACTTTCGTTTGCATGACTTGCAGTGGCATACA TCGGGAATTTACTCATCGTGTGAAGTCAGTATCCATGTCCAAGTTTACTTCACAAGAAGTTGAAGCACTTCAAAATGGTGGTAACCAG CGTGCAAGGGAAATTTATTTGAAGGATTGGGACCTTCAAAGGCAACGATTGCCAGATAGCAG TAAGGCTGATAAAATCCGTGAGTTCATAAGAAGTGTATATGTAGATAAGAAATATGCTGGAGGAAGGACCTCTGAAAAGCCTCCAAGAGATATGCAG ACCTATAGAATCCATGAAGATGAGACAAGACGTGCTAGTTCTTATCATTCCTATTCTCAAAGCCCACCTTATGACTATCAGTATGAAGATCGACGGTATGGAAAACAAGCTGCTGCACTTACTAGGAAGCCTGGTTCTGACCGAGGTCGATATGAAGGAAAGATGTCAAGTTTTGTCTACAGTGCTGGCCGTTTAAGTGAGCAAATGTACGAAGACAGGTTTGCGAATGAGGGCTCTCGTTCAAGAGGTTCAGATTTCTCTGTGTCAAGTGGAGGTGATTTGTCTAGATCTGGAGTACAGTCTCCTAATTTTCCGAAGGACACTGGATCCAGCAGCCCCACTTTCGTGCCTTCATGGGATAATCTAAATGAAGTAAGACACCAATCAAAGGATACATTTCCAGAGGCAAATGTCAAGAGAGATGCAGCAGGGATATCCTGTCCGCAG AGAACTGCATCCTCAGGAAATTTTGTCTCGTTGGATAGCTATTCCATGTCGCTCAAGTCATTTAATTCAGGCGGTTTGACAAATGCTGTTGAACCTGAACAAGCTACTGTAATCTTCCCGGATAAATCAACTTCTTTTACAGGATCATCTCAGTTTGGAACTAGTGACAATTTGGACCTTTTCAAGGCCTCAGTTAAACCAGAAGTCTCGTCTGCAGCTAGTTCCATTGATTTGTTCCAGTTACCAGCAGCATCTTCTTTGTCTCCATCCATAGATTTGTTTCAACCGTCTATATCATCTTCCAATTCATGTATAAATATAGACCAGCCTCAAGTTTTCCAACCTTCCTTGGAGTTATTTGCTGATTTTCCTCAGCAGCAGTCAACTCCAACCTTGGATAAACAAGTAGCCGAGGCTGCCCCTAAAAGTGAAGGATGGGCAACATTTGATGCACCTCAACCCTCAGCTTCTATTCCATCCACCAAAAATATTACCCTTGCCAATGTAGCTTCCAATGGTGGAGGTTCTGTTGGAAATTTTGATGCATTCTCGTCATCAAACACAGGCATGCAATGGCCATCCTTTCAGTACTCTAGTAGTCATGGACCTTTTTCAGATGTTTCTAGTCCATGGAGCGATAGTTTGCACAATGTCACAGATCCCAATACTAGAGGCACTCAG TCATGGAATGCTTTCGAAGATTCTATTGGCCATCATCCATTGGAGGTCACTAAGAAGGGCAGTGAACCAGGAGTAACAGACAAGCTTTCGTCAGCTGGTGACCATGATTTTGGATTCAAAATTTCTGAG GGATCTGGTAAAGATGGGATTCGGGGAGCTGTTTCCCAATGTGAACCCCGTGATCCTGGTCTGCTCGTACATGCTGTGATGGGGCAATCATATACTCCACAAGTGCTTCCTCAAATG GGAGAAATTAAGTcctatgccaccaaccagaaaTCAAATAACCCATTTGATCTTCCTTATGATACAGATCTGGATCAGAACAGTATG tttttggACATGAACTCCTTACAAGCCTCTCTCCCAAATGCTCATTTGCAATCCTCTTTCTTTGATGCACCTCAGTCATGGTTTCCGCAAAATCCAGTGTCTGGGATGCCGTATATTCCAGCTGCAGCAGAAG GTGGTTTGACATATATTCCAGGGCATGCACTTAGTTCTCAGATTCC GAATGTCCCAACACAGGAACCTGTCGCGTCCATCGGAGGAAATCCTTTTGCATAG
- the LOC126600125 gene encoding probable ADP-ribosylation factor GTPase-activating protein AGD14 isoform X3 — protein MSKFTSQEVEALQNGGNQRAREIYLKDWDLQRQRLPDSSKADKIREFIRSVYVDKKYAGGRTSEKPPRDMQTYRIHEDETRRASSYHSYSQSPPYDYQYEDRRYGKQAAALTRKPGSDRGRYEGKMSSFVYSAGRLSEQMYEDRFANEGSRSRGSDFSVSSGGDLSRSGVQSPNFPKDTGSSSPTFVPSWDNLNEVRHQSKDTFPEANVKRDAAGISCPQRTASSGNFVSLDSYSMSLKSFNSGGLTNAVEPEQATVIFPDKSTSFTGSSQFGTSDNLDLFKASVKPEVSSAASSIDLFQLPAASSLSPSIDLFQPSISSSNSCINIDQPQVFQPSLELFADFPQQQSTPTLDKQVAEAAPKSEGWATFDAPQPSASIPSTKNITLANVASNGGGSVGNFDAFSSSNTGMQWPSFQYSSSHGPFSDVSSPWSDSLHNVTDPNTRGTQSWNAFEDSIGHHPLEVTKKGSEPGVTDKLSSAGDHDFGFKISEGSGKDGIRGAVSQCEPRDPGLLVHAVMGQSYTPQVLPQMGEIKSYATNQKSNNPFDLPYDTDLDQNSMFLDMNSLQASLPNAHLQSSFFDAPQSWFPQNPVSGMPYIPAAAEGGLTYIPGHALSSQIPNVPTQEPVASIGGNPFA, from the exons ATGTCCAAGTTTACTTCACAAGAAGTTGAAGCACTTCAAAATGGTGGTAACCAG CGTGCAAGGGAAATTTATTTGAAGGATTGGGACCTTCAAAGGCAACGATTGCCAGATAGCAG TAAGGCTGATAAAATCCGTGAGTTCATAAGAAGTGTATATGTAGATAAGAAATATGCTGGAGGAAGGACCTCTGAAAAGCCTCCAAGAGATATGCAG ACCTATAGAATCCATGAAGATGAGACAAGACGTGCTAGTTCTTATCATTCCTATTCTCAAAGCCCACCTTATGACTATCAGTATGAAGATCGACGGTATGGAAAACAAGCTGCTGCACTTACTAGGAAGCCTGGTTCTGACCGAGGTCGATATGAAGGAAAGATGTCAAGTTTTGTCTACAGTGCTGGCCGTTTAAGTGAGCAAATGTACGAAGACAGGTTTGCGAATGAGGGCTCTCGTTCAAGAGGTTCAGATTTCTCTGTGTCAAGTGGAGGTGATTTGTCTAGATCTGGAGTACAGTCTCCTAATTTTCCGAAGGACACTGGATCCAGCAGCCCCACTTTCGTGCCTTCATGGGATAATCTAAATGAAGTAAGACACCAATCAAAGGATACATTTCCAGAGGCAAATGTCAAGAGAGATGCAGCAGGGATATCCTGTCCGCAG AGAACTGCATCCTCAGGAAATTTTGTCTCGTTGGATAGCTATTCCATGTCGCTCAAGTCATTTAATTCAGGCGGTTTGACAAATGCTGTTGAACCTGAACAAGCTACTGTAATCTTCCCGGATAAATCAACTTCTTTTACAGGATCATCTCAGTTTGGAACTAGTGACAATTTGGACCTTTTCAAGGCCTCAGTTAAACCAGAAGTCTCGTCTGCAGCTAGTTCCATTGATTTGTTCCAGTTACCAGCAGCATCTTCTTTGTCTCCATCCATAGATTTGTTTCAACCGTCTATATCATCTTCCAATTCATGTATAAATATAGACCAGCCTCAAGTTTTCCAACCTTCCTTGGAGTTATTTGCTGATTTTCCTCAGCAGCAGTCAACTCCAACCTTGGATAAACAAGTAGCCGAGGCTGCCCCTAAAAGTGAAGGATGGGCAACATTTGATGCACCTCAACCCTCAGCTTCTATTCCATCCACCAAAAATATTACCCTTGCCAATGTAGCTTCCAATGGTGGAGGTTCTGTTGGAAATTTTGATGCATTCTCGTCATCAAACACAGGCATGCAATGGCCATCCTTTCAGTACTCTAGTAGTCATGGACCTTTTTCAGATGTTTCTAGTCCATGGAGCGATAGTTTGCACAATGTCACAGATCCCAATACTAGAGGCACTCAG TCATGGAATGCTTTCGAAGATTCTATTGGCCATCATCCATTGGAGGTCACTAAGAAGGGCAGTGAACCAGGAGTAACAGACAAGCTTTCGTCAGCTGGTGACCATGATTTTGGATTCAAAATTTCTGAG GGATCTGGTAAAGATGGGATTCGGGGAGCTGTTTCCCAATGTGAACCCCGTGATCCTGGTCTGCTCGTACATGCTGTGATGGGGCAATCATATACTCCACAAGTGCTTCCTCAAATG GGAGAAATTAAGTcctatgccaccaaccagaaaTCAAATAACCCATTTGATCTTCCTTATGATACAGATCTGGATCAGAACAGTATG tttttggACATGAACTCCTTACAAGCCTCTCTCCCAAATGCTCATTTGCAATCCTCTTTCTTTGATGCACCTCAGTCATGGTTTCCGCAAAATCCAGTGTCTGGGATGCCGTATATTCCAGCTGCAGCAGAAG GTGGTTTGACATATATTCCAGGGCATGCACTTAGTTCTCAGATTCC GAATGTCCCAACACAGGAACCTGTCGCGTCCATCGGAGGAAATCCTTTTGCATAG